Within Plectropomus leopardus isolate mb chromosome 23, YSFRI_Pleo_2.0, whole genome shotgun sequence, the genomic segment ggAAATACCATAAATAGAGCTAATAATTCAGATCAGTTCATACTCCAGCtcataattccatatttaaaatgatgtagaattatcatttttaattcctttttccAGGCAATTTcctatatttattgatttatttatttaaagtaatttccaAGTTAATATGTGTTACTTTTTACCACTActgttgctaattttttggtcgCTTCTCCttttgttactcattgccttctttccatgtttttgaaagaaatcaagccaatttgctcacattttaaaatcagaacAGTTGTTTTTGCGTTTTCATAATCAGAAGTTGTGGATGGTCCCAATAAAACTGTTCTATTCCTTATTGTTTTTTCGTGACCCCTCTTGAGTTATAGTGCATTCTAAgtttttttgctcctttttaaCTTTGGCTGTGATAGTCCCCCCAAATCATCAGGTTCTCTTTTACAGACAGCCCCTGCTGCCACTGCGACTGCTTTGCATGGTGTGTTTGCTCCCTCAGTGGCATGACATCCTAATAAACCTCCTGCCGCcattcctccttttcctccgactgctgctcctgcagctgctgtgatgtTAAAACCCAAGAAAGCTCCCAACAGTGCTGCTGTTGCAGTACCTGCCAGTTTGATCGAAATCTTCTTGGATACCCTTCCCTTAGCCTGCTCCCTGATCTCTTCCTCTGACATATTTCCTGGTGACTGTCTAATGCGCTCCTCTTGTTGTATTTCTTTCTCCACTGCTTGTAGCACCTCATTGGTGTAGCATCTTCCTTGATTTGCCAGCATTGTCTTGTCTATAGTCTTGAGTAACTTCTCCACCTGGACGTGGTTGTTCCTGTAATTATCCTGGTTGTTCCTCCAGTATTTGTTATCAATGACGTGGCAGCGGCCTCCGCACTTATTCACAAGATTGGTGGCCAACTGATTCTTGTAGACAAAATCCGCAATGGTCTGTCCTTTATCGAGTTGGTCACCATGAGTGAAGACAAGGGTTGCATATTTTAGAGCTTCTTCAGAAAAGTATTGGTGTATTTTGTCAATTACAGCCCGCTCGTGCTTTGTGAATCTCTCCACTCCAAGCACAATGAAAAAAGCATGAGGCCCAGGGGCGCACTCTGTGATACACCTCACTATCTCATGCCTCAGCTCCTCCTCGGGTTGATTTGTATCAAAGAAACCAGGAGTGTCGATCAAAGTAATGCTTCTTCCATTGACAGATCTGGTTTCTGCTTGACACTCTCTTGTTCCAGAGTTGAGACTGTGGTCGATCTTGAACAGTTCTTCACCGAATATGGTGTTAGCCAGGCTGCTTTTCCCAGCTCCAGTTTTTCCCAAGATGACAATTCTCCTGTTTGAAACTGAAAGAAAGTAATGTCAATCACTTATATCTTAcatttgtctttgtatttttaagaagATACACATGAACCTACTTACAATTAAAATTGTTGAAGAGCAGTTAGTTAGTACTGAGCAtagtaaaattatattaaaaaaaatgttaataaatgaaAAGGGCCAACGAGCAGATTAATAACCAAGAAAAATTTCAGTATCCAATTTTTCTAACCAAGGCCATAATTCTTagcaacatttatattttaggcCCATGTAGGTAGTAAATGAGATGGAAAAATGGGCCCTTTAAAAGTTCAATGTTACACATTGATATTTTGATGCACGACAATGCCTCTACAAGCTTCAGTATcgtatttttgtcaaaatttaggggttaaatttcaaattttgaaatccaagactttgtttatttagaattaaacacaaaagcCCGTAGGCTATATTATGTTTGATATTAATAGTAAGttattaaaaggaaataaagtcatagtatcaTACATCATAAAAATATAGTATGCCATAGAAATATCAAAGTCATCGAACTGTGTCCTTTGAAAATTACTTTGTATTATATCtcatgaaaatgttatttaaaaaattatatgtcataattcaaaaaaaatcatagcaaGTTTACTTTTCATCTCCCGTCATAAATCATATGCTGGATCCCCTAAATGGCACTTGGTCATCAAAACTTGATCCTTGATCTAAGATTTTTGTttctaaatgctgtttttggtcagTGGCCAGTTTAgctaattttctaaaatttcttCAGAGGGGATCCTTCCCCCCCAGAGCCATAATTCTAGAAGTACTGATCACTGAtcaaacaaaggaagaaaatatAACACCTGCGCAcgataaacaacaaaacaactcatgtttaaatttcagtgagcagttttgtgtttaaaaaaaaagttgaacaaCCAAATACTAAGAATATCTTatgtatccatttttttttgacagt encodes:
- the LOC121961949 gene encoding GTPase IMAP family member 7-like; this encodes MDVSNRRIVILGKTGAGKSSLANTIFGEELFKIDHSLNSGTRECQAETRSVNGRSITLIDTPGFFDTNQPEEELRHEIVRCITECAPGPHAFFIVLGVERFTKHERAVIDKIHQYFSEEALKYATLVFTHGDQLDKGQTIADFVYKNQLATNLVNKCGGRCHVIDNKYWRNNQDNYRNNHVQVEKLLKTIDKTMLANQGRCYTNEVLQAVEKEIQQEERIRQSPGNMSEEEIREQAKGRVSKKISIKLAGTATAALLGAFLGFNITAAAGAAVGGKGGMAAGGLLGCHATEGANTPCKAVAVAAGAVCKREPDDLGGLSQPKLKRSKKT